One stretch of Halichoerus grypus chromosome 10, mHalGry1.hap1.1, whole genome shotgun sequence DNA includes these proteins:
- the TFAP2C gene encoding transcription factor AP-2 gamma isoform X3 encodes MCGLVSERTAHRARRMPTSSPGPDLGFSWPKAWDSDLALQSASGVAGPRPSPPGFEAAFLQDRHDASSNGNPRLPHLSSAGQHLYSPAPPLSHTGVAEYQPPPYFPPPYQQLAYSQSADPYSHLGEAYAAAINPLHQPAPTGSQQQAWPGRQSQEGAGLPSHHGRPAGLLPHLSGLEGGAMSARRDAYRRSDLLLPHAHALDAAGLAENLGLHDMAHQMEEVQSVDDQHLLLHDQTVIRKGPISMTKNPLSLPCQKELVGAVMNPSEVFCSVPGRLSLLSSTSKYKVTVAEVQRRLSPPECLNASLLGGVLRRAKSKNGGRSLREKLDKIGLNLPAGRRKAAHVTLLTSLVEGEAVHLARDFAYVCEAEFPSKPVAEYLTRPHLGGRNEMTARKNMLLAAQQVCKEFTDLLNQDRTPNGNNRPTPVLETNIQNCLSHFSLITHGFGSQAICAAASALQNYIKEALIVIDKSYMNPGDQSPADSSKTLEKMEKHRK; translated from the exons ATGTGCGGGCTAGTGAGCGAGCGCACTGCGCACCGTGCTCGCCGCATGCCGACTTCCTCGCCGGGCCCGGATCTCGGCTTCTCCTGGCCCAAGGCCTGGGATTCGGACTTGGCGCTTCAGAGCGCCTCGGGCGTCGCAGGGCCCAGGCCTTCGCCGCCGGGCTTTGAGGCCGCGTTCCTCCAG GATCGCCACGACGCGAGCAGCAATGGGAACCCGcgcctcccccacctctcctccgCCGGGCAGCACCTCTACAGCCCCGCGCCGCCCCTCTCCCATACTGGAGTCGCCGAATACCAGCCACCACCCTACTTTCCACCGCCCTACCAGCAGCTGGCCTACTCGCAGTCGGCCGACCCCTACTCGCATCTGGGAGAAGCTTACGCCGCTGCCATCAACCCCCTGCACCAGCCAGCGCCCACCGGCAGCCAGCAGCAGGCCTGGCCGGGCCGCCAGAGCCAGGAGGGGGCTGGCCTGCCCTCGCACCACGGGCGCCCGGCCGGCCTGCTACCCCACCTCTCCGGGCTGGAGGGTGGTGCCATGAGCGCCCGCAGGGATGCCTACCGCCGCTCGGACCTGCTCTTGCCCCACGCGCACGCCCTGGATGCCGCGGGCCTGGCTGAGAACCTGGGGCTCCACGACATGGCCCACCAGATGGAGGAGGTGCAG AGTGTTGACGACCAGCACCTGCTTCTGCACGATCAGACTGTTATTCGCAAAG GTCCTATTTCAATGACCAAGAACCCCCTGAGTCTCCCTTGTCAGAAGGAGCTGGTGGGGGCTGTGATGAATCCCAGTGAGGTGTTCTGCTCGGTCCCTGGAAGATTGTCCCTCCTCAGCTCCACCTCTAAATACAAAGTGACAGTTGCTGAAGTCCAGAGGCGATTGTCCCCGCCTGAATGCTTAAATGCCTCATTACTGGGAGGTGTTCTCAGAAG AGCCAAATCTAAAAATGGAGGCCGGTCCTTGCGGGAGAAGTTGGACAAGATCGGGTTGAATCTGCCAGCCGGGAGACGGAAAGCTGCACACGTCACTCTCCTGACGTCCTTAGTAGAAG GTGAGGCTGTTCATTTGGCTCGGGACTTTGCCTATGTCTGTGAAGCAGAATTTCCTAGTAAACCGGTGGCGGAATATCTAACGAGACCTCATCTTGGAGGGCGGAATGAGATGACAGCTAGGAAGAACATGCTGCTGGCTGCCCA GCAGGTGTGTAAAGAATTCACAGACCTCCTCAATCAAGACCGAACCCCCAACGGCAACAACCGGCCCACCCCGGTCTTGGAGACGAACATACAGAACTGCTTGTCTCATTTCAGCCTGATCACCCACGGGTTCGGCAGCCAGGCCATCTGTGCGGCTGCGTCTGCCTTGCAGAACTACATCAAAGAGGCCCTGATAGTCATAGACAAATCCTATATGAACCCCGGAGACCAGAGTCCAGCTGATTCTAGCAAAACCCTGGAGAAAATGGAGAAGCACAGAAAATGA
- the TFAP2C gene encoding transcription factor AP-2 gamma isoform X2 produces MIISFSLRRPGPPAIAGTHSAGAASRVPGSGLYTRGGSIYARRAADARPVTGTARPSRGGGGGRRLATVTPILDLPLGGWGEPGFNWRLFWGTPDAMLWKITDNVKYEEDCEDRHDASSNGNPRLPHLSSAGQHLYSPAPPLSHTGVAEYQPPPYFPPPYQQLAYSQSADPYSHLGEAYAAAINPLHQPAPTGSQQQAWPGRQSQEGAGLPSHHGRPAGLLPHLSGLEGGAMSARRDAYRRSDLLLPHAHALDAAGLAENLGLHDMAHQMEEVQSVDDQHLLLHDQTVIRKGPISMTKNPLSLPCQKELVGAVMNPSEVFCSVPGRLSLLSSTSKYKVTVAEVQRRLSPPECLNASLLGGVLRRAKSKNGGRSLREKLDKIGLNLPAGRRKAAHVTLLTSLVEGEAVHLARDFAYVCEAEFPSKPVAEYLTRPHLGGRNEMTARKNMLLAAHLITHGFGSQAICAAASALQNYIKEALIVIDKSYMNPGDQSPADSSKTLEKMEKHRK; encoded by the exons ATGATAATTTCCTTCTCATTAAGGCGCCCGGGTCCCCCGGCTATTGCCGGGACACACAGTGCGGGCGCGGCTTCCCGGGTCCCCGGCAGCGGCTTGTACACGCGCGGCGGCAGCATCTACGCTCGCAGAGCCGCCGATGCGCGTCCAGTGACCGGGACAGCGAGGCCCTCTCGTGGCGGGGGCGGCGGCAGACGCCTAGCCACCGTGACCCCCATTTTGGATTTACcgctcggggggtggggggagcctggaTTTAACTGGCGCCTGTTTTGGGGGACGCCGGACGCCATGTTGTGGAAAATAACCGATAATGTCAAGTATGAAGAGGACTGCGAG GATCGCCACGACGCGAGCAGCAATGGGAACCCGcgcctcccccacctctcctccgCCGGGCAGCACCTCTACAGCCCCGCGCCGCCCCTCTCCCATACTGGAGTCGCCGAATACCAGCCACCACCCTACTTTCCACCGCCCTACCAGCAGCTGGCCTACTCGCAGTCGGCCGACCCCTACTCGCATCTGGGAGAAGCTTACGCCGCTGCCATCAACCCCCTGCACCAGCCAGCGCCCACCGGCAGCCAGCAGCAGGCCTGGCCGGGCCGCCAGAGCCAGGAGGGGGCTGGCCTGCCCTCGCACCACGGGCGCCCGGCCGGCCTGCTACCCCACCTCTCCGGGCTGGAGGGTGGTGCCATGAGCGCCCGCAGGGATGCCTACCGCCGCTCGGACCTGCTCTTGCCCCACGCGCACGCCCTGGATGCCGCGGGCCTGGCTGAGAACCTGGGGCTCCACGACATGGCCCACCAGATGGAGGAGGTGCAG AGTGTTGACGACCAGCACCTGCTTCTGCACGATCAGACTGTTATTCGCAAAG GTCCTATTTCAATGACCAAGAACCCCCTGAGTCTCCCTTGTCAGAAGGAGCTGGTGGGGGCTGTGATGAATCCCAGTGAGGTGTTCTGCTCGGTCCCTGGAAGATTGTCCCTCCTCAGCTCCACCTCTAAATACAAAGTGACAGTTGCTGAAGTCCAGAGGCGATTGTCCCCGCCTGAATGCTTAAATGCCTCATTACTGGGAGGTGTTCTCAGAAG AGCCAAATCTAAAAATGGAGGCCGGTCCTTGCGGGAGAAGTTGGACAAGATCGGGTTGAATCTGCCAGCCGGGAGACGGAAAGCTGCACACGTCACTCTCCTGACGTCCTTAGTAGAAG GTGAGGCTGTTCATTTGGCTCGGGACTTTGCCTATGTCTGTGAAGCAGAATTTCCTAGTAAACCGGTGGCGGAATATCTAACGAGACCTCATCTTGGAGGGCGGAATGAGATGACAGCTAGGAAGAACATGCTGCTGGCTGCCCA CCTGATCACCCACGGGTTCGGCAGCCAGGCCATCTGTGCGGCTGCGTCTGCCTTGCAGAACTACATCAAAGAGGCCCTGATAGTCATAGACAAATCCTATATGAACCCCGGAGACCAGAGTCCAGCTGATTCTAGCAAAACCCTGGAGAAAATGGAGAAGCACAGAAAATGA
- the TFAP2C gene encoding transcription factor AP-2 gamma isoform X1: MLWKITDNVKYEEDCEDRHDASSNGNPRLPHLSSAGQHLYSPAPPLSHTGVAEYQPPPYFPPPYQQLAYSQSADPYSHLGEAYAAAINPLHQPAPTGSQQQAWPGRQSQEGAGLPSHHGRPAGLLPHLSGLEGGAMSARRDAYRRSDLLLPHAHALDAAGLAENLGLHDMAHQMEEVQSVDDQHLLLHDQTVIRKGPISMTKNPLSLPCQKELVGAVMNPSEVFCSVPGRLSLLSSTSKYKVTVAEVQRRLSPPECLNASLLGGVLRRAKSKNGGRSLREKLDKIGLNLPAGRRKAAHVTLLTSLVEGEAVHLARDFAYVCEAEFPSKPVAEYLTRPHLGGRNEMTARKNMLLAAQQVCKEFTDLLNQDRTPNGNNRPTPVLETNIQNCLSHFSLITHGFGSQAICAAASALQNYIKEALIVIDKSYMNPGDQSPADSSKTLEKMEKHRK; the protein is encoded by the exons ATGTTGTGGAAAATAACCGATAATGTCAAGTATGAAGAGGACTGCGAG GATCGCCACGACGCGAGCAGCAATGGGAACCCGcgcctcccccacctctcctccgCCGGGCAGCACCTCTACAGCCCCGCGCCGCCCCTCTCCCATACTGGAGTCGCCGAATACCAGCCACCACCCTACTTTCCACCGCCCTACCAGCAGCTGGCCTACTCGCAGTCGGCCGACCCCTACTCGCATCTGGGAGAAGCTTACGCCGCTGCCATCAACCCCCTGCACCAGCCAGCGCCCACCGGCAGCCAGCAGCAGGCCTGGCCGGGCCGCCAGAGCCAGGAGGGGGCTGGCCTGCCCTCGCACCACGGGCGCCCGGCCGGCCTGCTACCCCACCTCTCCGGGCTGGAGGGTGGTGCCATGAGCGCCCGCAGGGATGCCTACCGCCGCTCGGACCTGCTCTTGCCCCACGCGCACGCCCTGGATGCCGCGGGCCTGGCTGAGAACCTGGGGCTCCACGACATGGCCCACCAGATGGAGGAGGTGCAG AGTGTTGACGACCAGCACCTGCTTCTGCACGATCAGACTGTTATTCGCAAAG GTCCTATTTCAATGACCAAGAACCCCCTGAGTCTCCCTTGTCAGAAGGAGCTGGTGGGGGCTGTGATGAATCCCAGTGAGGTGTTCTGCTCGGTCCCTGGAAGATTGTCCCTCCTCAGCTCCACCTCTAAATACAAAGTGACAGTTGCTGAAGTCCAGAGGCGATTGTCCCCGCCTGAATGCTTAAATGCCTCATTACTGGGAGGTGTTCTCAGAAG AGCCAAATCTAAAAATGGAGGCCGGTCCTTGCGGGAGAAGTTGGACAAGATCGGGTTGAATCTGCCAGCCGGGAGACGGAAAGCTGCACACGTCACTCTCCTGACGTCCTTAGTAGAAG GTGAGGCTGTTCATTTGGCTCGGGACTTTGCCTATGTCTGTGAAGCAGAATTTCCTAGTAAACCGGTGGCGGAATATCTAACGAGACCTCATCTTGGAGGGCGGAATGAGATGACAGCTAGGAAGAACATGCTGCTGGCTGCCCA GCAGGTGTGTAAAGAATTCACAGACCTCCTCAATCAAGACCGAACCCCCAACGGCAACAACCGGCCCACCCCGGTCTTGGAGACGAACATACAGAACTGCTTGTCTCATTTCAGCCTGATCACCCACGGGTTCGGCAGCCAGGCCATCTGTGCGGCTGCGTCTGCCTTGCAGAACTACATCAAAGAGGCCCTGATAGTCATAGACAAATCCTATATGAACCCCGGAGACCAGAGTCCAGCTGATTCTAGCAAAACCCTGGAGAAAATGGAGAAGCACAGAAAATGA